From a single Capsicum annuum cultivar UCD-10X-F1 chromosome 12, UCD10Xv1.1, whole genome shotgun sequence genomic region:
- the LOC107850569 gene encoding uncharacterized protein LOC107850569, translated as MPPPSDQFHTSSSQNSLHSSSSSVPLISSVPSLSRLRVRGPNTPTSPSIDSATAAASQNLQFKEVLEYDKVGRLRIVPYCDGFLPAYVAGHMVIEAIKPFFKKPWNSWLEIPWEIRIDIWKQSMAKCSWSDCHDNEIDHIFRLKAACMRPKGNW; from the exons ATGCCTCCACCGTCTGACCAGTTCCACACCTCTTCATCCCAAAATAGTCTGCATAGTAGCTCTTCATCTGTGCCTTTGATATCATCCGTACCAAGCCTTTCTAGATTAAGAGTTAGAGGTCCTAACACACCTACATCGCCATCCATTGATAGTGCTACAGCAGCTGCTTCTCAGAATTTGCAATTTAAAGAGGTATTAGAATATGACAAGGTTGGGAGGCTACGAATCGTCCCTTATTGTGATGG GTTCCTTCCAGCATATGTTGCCGGGCATATGGTTATAGAAGCAATTAAACCATTTTTCAAAAAGCCGTGGAATAGTTGGTTAGAGATTCCATGGGAAATTAGAATTGACATTTGGAAACAGTCTATG GCAAAGTGTTCATGGAGTGATTGTCATGATAATGAAATAGACCACATTTTTCGGTTGAAAGCAGCTTGTATGAGGCCCAAAGGAAATTGGTAA
- the LOC124889785 gene encoding uncharacterized protein LOC124889785 — MENKDHTWMYNRTYPNHLGLREKYKAGVAGFIAKAMTLEDFLIEGTISCPCWNCKCCKLLSPDVVTLHLYKKGFMLNYTVWTAHGESRESSAANNFAFQNYVESPIRENNVESSRYSEMVWDASGTHSRVQNKPNDEDKHFYEQLKEASHPLYEGSMHSKLSDAIRLLSIKSDYSISHEGMNSIIGLMNELNPSKLDLPKDFYTTKKLVSKLGLSSERIHCCEKGCMLFYKEDANLEHCKFCNQPRYKKVTPAKGKKVPVKSMHYLPFMPRLRGCMHQ, encoded by the coding sequence ATGGAAAATAAAGATCATACATGGATGTATAATAGAACTTATCCTAACCATTTGGGGTTGAGGGAGAAATATAAAGCCGGGGTAGCTGGATTTATTGCTAAAGCAATGACACTTGAGGATTTTCTTATTGAAGGGACAATTAGTTGTCCTTGTTGGAATTGCAAGTGTTGCAAGTTATTGAGTCCAGATGTTgttacattacatctttataaaaagggttttatgttgaattatactgTGTGGACAGCTCATGGAGAGAGTAGAGAGAGTAGTGCTGCTAATAATTTTGCTTTTCAGAATTATGTTGAAAGtccaataagagagaataatgttgaaagttcACGATATAGTGAGATGGTGTGGGATGCTTCTGGGACACACTCAAGGGTTCAAAATAAACCAAATGATGAGGATAAGCACTTTTATGAACAGTTAAAGGAAGCTAGTCATCCATTGTATGAAGGATCAATGCATTCCAAGTTATCTGATGCAATTCGGTTACTAAGTATTAAGTCAGATTATTCTATTTCACATGAGGGCATGAATTCTATCATTGGACTTATGAATGAACTTAACCCAAGTAAGCTTGACTTACCGAAAGATTTCTACACAACaaagaagttggtttctaagttaggacTTTCATCAGAGAGGATTCACTGTTGCGAGAAAGGTTGCAtgttattctataaggaagatGCAAATTTAGAACATTGCAAATTTTGTAACCAGCCTCGCTATAAGAAAGTCACACCTGCCAAAGGGAAGAAGGTTCCTGTAAAGTCAATGCATTACTTACCCTTTATGCCACGGTTAAGAGGTTGTATGCATCAATGA